Within the Thermanaeromonas toyohensis ToBE genome, the region CTCCTCCTACGGATGCGCCATGAGGACTGGGAAGCTGTTTTACGGACCAATCTCACAGGGGTTTTTTTCTGCTGCCAGGCAGCTCTAAAGCCCATGTTCCGCCAGCGTACAGGGCGGATTATAAATATCACCTCAGTGGTGGGCTTGACTGGAAATACGGGGCAGGCCAATTATGCGGCAGCCAAGGCAGGGGTCATCGGCTTTACCAAATCGTTGGCTAAAGAAGTGGCTTCCCGGGGTATACTGGTCAATGCTGTAGCCCCTGGCTTTATAACCACCGATATGACAGAAAACTTAGGAGAGGAGGTGCGCAAGTCTTTCCTAGAACGTATTCCTTTGGGCCGGCCGGGACAGCCAGAAGAAGTGGCGGATGTAGTGGTGTTTTTGGCTTCTCCGGCCTCCCGTTACATCACAGGACAGGTTATTGTCGTAGATGGGGGCCTTAGTATGTAACGGGATATTGTTTTATTCTTGGAAGGAGGTGAACTAGGGTGGATAGTATCTTTAATAAGGTTAGGAGCATAGTGGCGGAACAATTGGGGGTCGATGAAGAAGAAATAACCCCGAATACTTCCTTCGAGGATCTCAATGCGGATTCCTTGGATATTGTAGAACTTATAATGGCTTTAGAAGAGGAATTTGACATTGAGATCCCTGACGAGGATGCAGAAAAACTTACTACAGTAGGTGCGGCAGTGGAGTACATCCGGGAACATATCAAGTAGGAGAAGCTTTTAGAAAGTGGCCTGCTTTGGGAGTAAACCAAAGCAGGCCTTTAGGACTAACTCCTCAAGAATGCGGGGGAGAGCAGGTGCGTAAACGGGTAGTTATCACTGGGATGGGCGTAATTTCTCCCATAGGCAACGATAAGGAAACCTTCTGGCGGTCCCTGGTCGAGGGGAAATCAGGGATAGGGCCTATTACTCGCTTCGATGCTAGCGGATTGCCCACCCGTTTTGCTGCCGAAGTAAAGGACTTTGATCCTACTCAAGTTTTAGAAAGGAAAGATATTAAGCGTATGGACCGCTTCAGCCAGTATGCTGTGGTGGCCACCAAGATGGCCTTACAAGATGCTGGGTTGGAAGTTAATAAAGTGGGGCCTGAACGGGTGGGAGTAGTGTTCGCCACTGGTATTGGGGGAATGGAAACTTTTGAGGAACAGACTCGTATCTTGCTCGAAAAGGGGCCAGG harbors:
- the fabG gene encoding 3-oxoacyl-[acyl-carrier-protein] reductase, whose protein sequence is MILAGQVAVVTGASRGIGRATALALARAGAKVVVNYLTQEEAALEVVNLIHQGGGQALALKGDVSQKEEAQALIEGALSAFGRVDILVNNAGITRDNLLLRMRHEDWEAVLRTNLTGVFFCCQAALKPMFRQRTGRIINITSVVGLTGNTGQANYAAAKAGVIGFTKSLAKEVASRGILVNAVAPGFITTDMTENLGEEVRKSFLERIPLGRPGQPEEVADVVVFLASPASRYITGQVIVVDGGLSM
- the acpP gene encoding acyl carrier protein is translated as MDSIFNKVRSIVAEQLGVDEEEITPNTSFEDLNADSLDIVELIMALEEEFDIEIPDEDAEKLTTVGAAVEYIREHIK